GCACCGACAACTTGTTCACGGCGTCGCTGTTCCGCATCGATCAGGAAAACCTGGCGACCAAATTGCCGCAGGAAAACTTCTATCGCGCTGTCGGCGCCGTCCGCTCCCAGGGTCTTGAGCTGGAAGCGCACATGCAGCTGACCGATAACCTGAAAGTGCTCGGCAGCTACACCTTCACCGACATCGAGTATTCGAAGTCGATGATCAGTACGCTGAGCACCGACACCGACGTGATCGAAAACAAGGGCAACTCGCCGACTCAGGCACCACGCCATATGGCCTCGGTGTGGGCGGACTACAAGTTCGACAGCGCAGCGCTTGATGGCCTGCGTCTGGGCGGTGGCGTGCGTTATGTCGGCTACAGCTGGGCCGATGCGGAAAACACCCTGAAGGTGCCGTCCTACACGCTGTTCGATGCATCTGTCGGCTATGACCTGGGCAAGGTGGGTTTGAAGGGCGTGGACGTACGCCTGAATGCGAACAACCTGACCAACGAGTCTTACGTGGCCTCCTGTGCCAGCCTGAACTTCTGCTACCTGGGTGAAGAGCGCAACGTCGCCGCTACCGTGAGCTACCAGTTCTAATCACTCGTTATTACGACAAAGCCAGCACCTGAATCCAGAGGCTGGCTTTGTCGTCTCTGCAGGAAAATCCCATGCGTACATTCCTGGTTTTACTTCATCGCTATATTGGTTTGGCGACCGCGTTGTTTCTGTTGATGGCGGGGCTTACGGGCAGCATTCTGGCGTTCAATCATGAGCTGGATGAGTGGCTCAATCCGGGGTTTTATTCAGCGTCTGCCGAAGGTCAGCGTTTGCCACCTGGTGCCTTGGTCGACAAGCTGCAAGCGGAGCATCCGAGGCTGCAAGTCTGGTACATGGAGTACCCGTCAGAACCGGGTCATACCGCATTGCTGGCTGCGGTACCACGCAATGACCCTGCGACCGGAAAACCTTTTGCCGAACCCAATCAGGTGTTCTATCTGGACCCGGTCAATGGCGAGCAGAAAGGTCAGCGGTTCTGGGGAGAATGCTGTTTGCAGCGGGAGAACTTCATCCCCTTCATTCTTGAGTTTCACTACAACCTGGTCCTGCCGGATAACTGGGGTTTGTTGTTAATGGGACTGGTCGCAATCGCTTGGGTTGTCGATTGTTTCATTGCGCTTTGGCTGACGCTTCCACGCGGGAAACCGTTCTGGAAGAAGTGGTCGACGGCCTGGAAGATCAAGGGTGGGCATGCCTATCGGTTGAATTTCGATCTGCATCGGGCGGGGGGATTGTGGCTTTGGTTATTGCTGTTGCCGATCGCTGTCAGCAGTGTCGCCATGAACCTGCCGAGCCAGGTCTTCAAGCCTGCAGCTTCACTGTTTTCGCCGATTGAACCGAGCGTTTACGAGGCCCGCGGA
This genomic stretch from Pseudomonas wuhanensis harbors:
- a CDS encoding PepSY-associated TM helix domain-containing protein, producing the protein MRTFLVLLHRYIGLATALFLLMAGLTGSILAFNHELDEWLNPGFYSASAEGQRLPPGALVDKLQAEHPRLQVWYMEYPSEPGHTALLAAVPRNDPATGKPFAEPNQVFYLDPVNGEQKGQRFWGECCLQRENFIPFILEFHYNLVLPDNWGLLLMGLVAIAWVVDCFIALWLTLPRGKPFWKKWSTAWKIKGGHAYRLNFDLHRAGGLWLWLLLLPIAVSSVAMNLPSQVFKPAASLFSPIEPSVYEARGRMPAEELGVTRLSYQQAYERALQEGQRLGLTAAIGELYYSFEYNFYGAGFGQHDTEAHGKSWLFFHGTDGRLLGQEIAGQGTLGERFYRLQLPIHGGRIIGLTGQVMIAVLGVLIAVLSGTGIYIWWRKLLARRSSKARKSEMCPVPD